From a single Brassica oleracea var. oleracea cultivar TO1000 chromosome C5, BOL, whole genome shotgun sequence genomic region:
- the LOC106295170 gene encoding uncharacterized protein LOC106295170 isoform X2, whose translation MASLPYGVSNLCRNQEVLSAAVQIRPTGRQITGGVRAAKRVLYNGLSSSVKISASKQRMRCRVSSESSTETEEDSATKTKTPFGYTRKDVLLIGVGVTALGIGLESGLEYVGVDPLQAGNAVQLILVLGLTLGWISTYIFRVGNKEMTYAQQLRDYESQVMQKRLESLSEAELEALMEQVDEEKRQV comes from the exons ATGGCTTCTCTACCGTACGGAGTTTCTAATCTATGCAGAAACCAAGAGGTTCTGTCCGCAGCTGTACAGATTCGTCCGACTGGTCGACAAATCACAG GAGGAGTTAGAGCTGCGAAGAGAGTCTTGTATAATGGATTGTCATCATCAGTGAAAATAAGTGCGAGTAAGCAAAGAATGAGATGTAGAGTGAGCTCAGAATCATCTACTGAAACTGAAGAAGATTCTGCCACAAAGACCAAG ACGCCGTTTGGATACACGAGGAAGGATGTTCTGTTGATAGGAGTTGGAGTTACTGCACTTGGTATCGGGCTAGAGAGTGGCCTTGAG TATGTGGGAGTAGATCCTTTGCAAGCAGGTAATGCTGTACAGCTGATACTGGTGCTAGGCTTGACACTGGGTTGGATATCGACTTATATCTTTAGAGTCGGTAACAAGGAGATGACTTATGCCCAGCAACTTCGTGACTACGAGTCTCAAGTCATGCAG AAACGGTTGGAGAGCTTATCTGAGGCTGAGTTAGAGGCATTGATGGAACAAGTTGATGAAGAGAAGCGACAGGTTTAG
- the LOC106295170 gene encoding uncharacterized protein LOC106295170 isoform X1, with protein sequence MASLPYGVSNLCRNQEVLSAAVQIRPTGRQITGGVRAAKRVLYNGLSSSVKISASKQRMRCRVSSESSTETEEDSATKTKKTPFGYTRKDVLLIGVGVTALGIGLESGLEYVGVDPLQAGNAVQLILVLGLTLGWISTYIFRVGNKEMTYAQQLRDYESQVMQKRLESLSEAELEALMEQVDEEKRQV encoded by the exons ATGGCTTCTCTACCGTACGGAGTTTCTAATCTATGCAGAAACCAAGAGGTTCTGTCCGCAGCTGTACAGATTCGTCCGACTGGTCGACAAATCACAG GAGGAGTTAGAGCTGCGAAGAGAGTCTTGTATAATGGATTGTCATCATCAGTGAAAATAAGTGCGAGTAAGCAAAGAATGAGATGTAGAGTGAGCTCAGAATCATCTACTGAAACTGAAGAAGATTCTGCCACAAAGACCAAG AAGACGCCGTTTGGATACACGAGGAAGGATGTTCTGTTGATAGGAGTTGGAGTTACTGCACTTGGTATCGGGCTAGAGAGTGGCCTTGAG TATGTGGGAGTAGATCCTTTGCAAGCAGGTAATGCTGTACAGCTGATACTGGTGCTAGGCTTGACACTGGGTTGGATATCGACTTATATCTTTAGAGTCGGTAACAAGGAGATGACTTATGCCCAGCAACTTCGTGACTACGAGTCTCAAGTCATGCAG AAACGGTTGGAGAGCTTATCTGAGGCTGAGTTAGAGGCATTGATGGAACAAGTTGATGAAGAGAAGCGACAGGTTTAG